The segment CTCTTCGACGGTTGCCGAAACGGTGAGAAAATTCTTGAAGAAATGACCCTATGTTTGAAATAATGAAAGATTTTCGATAGTAACAATCCGTAAAAAAAATTCAAAAATTTCCTTGACAATAATAGGGGCACTCAGTTAAAAATAACTACATGTAGTATGGATATTTAGTAAACATACTATATGTAGTATCGAGTGGGGCTATTTTCAGTAATAATTTGGGCAGGATGCGTAATTCGGTTGAGTATTCTTTGCGGGTAGCTGACTAATTTCCAGAAGGGGGTTTCATGGAAACAACGGATTTAAATCTTTTTGTAAGGACATCAGAGGAAAGTATATCCGATTGGGATCGTTCAAAAATAACTGACGCGCTCATTCGGGAGACCCTCATCGATCGTGATACGGCGGACCAAATCAGCAAGGAAGCTGAGCAGATGATCCGGAAATCCGGTATCCAGGTAATTACCGCCCCCCTGATCAGGGAGCTTGTCAATGCGCGACTCATTGAAAAGGGGCTTGAATCCACGCGGAAGATGCATACGAGGCTCGGAATGCCTCTTTATGATGTGGACAGCCTGATCCTTCATCCGAACAAGGAAAATGCAAACGTGCCCCATGGGCCGGAGGCCACGAACCTGACGCTCGCCGAAGGTATCAAGAAGGAATATGCCCTTCTGTCGGTTTTTTCGCAGGAAGTCGCGGACGCACACATGAACGGTGATGTCCATCTTCACGATCTCGGATTTGTGGACAGGCCCTATTGCAGCGGCCAGTCGCTCGAATATATCAAGAAGTTTGGTCTGGACCTGCCTCATTCGCTCTCCATGGCAAAGCCTGCCAAGCATCCTGAGGTGCTTCTTGCCCATCTCGTCAAGTTTGCAGCGGCTCTTCAGAGCCATTTTGCCGGCGCCATCGGATGGGATGCGATTAATATCTTTTTTGCCCCCTACATTGAAGGCATGAGCGACAACGATGTGAAGCAGCTTTCTCAGATGCTTATCTTTGAATTCTCGCAGCAGGCGGTTGCACGGGGCGGGCAGGCGATCTTCACCGATATCAACATTTACTGGGAAGTTCCCAAACATTTTGTCAATGTTCCGGCCATCGGACCGAGCGGCAAATTTACCGGCAAGACGTACGGCGAATATGAGAAAGAGGCGCAACGATTTGCCTGGAGCCTCTTCGAAGTCTTCAAGGAAGGTGACGGCGCGGGCAGGCCATTCTTCTTCCCCAAACCCATCGTTCATATCACGGAGAAGTTTTTCCGTACCGACGGCTATATGGATTTTCTCAATCTCATTTGTGAAGTGGCCGCCGAGAAGGGGAACACCTACTATGTCTTTGACAGGGGTGAGACGGCAAAGATATCGGAATGCTGCCGCTTAAGCTTCAAACTCGAGGAACGTGACCTTCTCGATGCCAGGGAGCCCTGGAGGATGCGCTACTGCGCGCTGCAGAACGTCTCGCTTAACCTTCCGAGGCTTGCATACATGGCAAAGAGGGATGATACGAAGCTTTTCAATCTGCTCACGGATAGGTTTGTCCTGGCGGTGAAAGCCCACAAGGAGAAGAGGGCTTTTATGGAGAAACTCCTCTCCTTGGGTGAGAACGGGCCCCTTGCCCTTCTCGCCATGAATCGCGACGGCATGCCCTATCTCAGGTTCAACCTTGCATCTCACCTGGTGGGCATGGTGGGGCTCAACGAGATGGTGCAGATCCACACCGGTGAGGAGATGCACGAGTCGAAGAAAGCGCTCAAGTTCGGCTTGAGAGTGATAGCCCACATGAACCTTCTTACCGATAAGATACGAAGGCAGGAAAGCATGAAGATCGTCCTGGAACAGACCCCTGCCGAGAGCACCAGTTACCGGTTTGCGAGGCTCGATCTGAGGTATTTCTCCCCGGCATCAGGAAGGGTTGTGAAAGGCGATATCGCTTCAGGTGAGGTATATTACACCAACTCAACGCACCTCAATGTGAAGTACGCCATGAATCCAATCGAGCGGGTGACCACAGAAGGGCTTTTCCATCCTCTGATTGAGGCCGGTTCCATTTCTCATCTCTGGCTTGGAGAGGCTCAACCCTCACGCGAAGCCATTGCGGATTTTGTGATAAAGACCTTTAGGAACACAACGAACGACCAGATAGCCTTTTCTCCCGAGTTTACGACCTGTAACAAGTGCCATCGCACGTCCCGTGGTCTTTCGGACACCTGTTCGTATTGCGGCTCAGCCGATGTGGACGGCATAACGAGGATCACCGGATACTTTACCAAAGTATCGAGCTGGAACAAGGGCAAACTGGGTGAACTCAAAGACCGCCACAGAAATATCGAGTATTTCTCCGAGAAGAGAAAAGCAGTCAACGAATAGCATTGCAAAGGATACGTTTACCTTATTGATGTAGCATGTTCGAATTTCAGACGAGGAGGGGATATGGGTATTGTAAAGATTTTCTACAAAGATGATTGTCCGATGTGTCCGATGGCTAAGAAGCTCAGAGATACCCTTCAGGAACAAAACGTTGCAGTAAATGATTTTAACGTGGGTACGACCGACGGGCTCGCTGAGGCGACGTTCTACCGTGTCATGGCCCTGCCCACGATTCTCATCGAAGACGAAGCGGAGAACTCTGTTCAGGAGTGGAGGGGGAGTGTGCCGCACATCGACGAGGTCATGAATGTCGTGCAAAGGGCTTAATCCCCCCGTAAAAGGGTTTATAGATACAAGCTTTCTGGACTGGAAGGGCCACCTCTCTTCGGTGATCTTCCTTGGCGGATGCAATTTCCGGTGTCCGTTCTGTCACAACAAGGACCTCGTCATAGACCATCAGGCCATGGAAGACATGCCTGTGGAATATATTGTGGCCCATTTCAGGAAATACAAGGACTGGATCGACAGGGTGGTTATTACAGGCGGGGAGCCCACCATCAGCATGGAACTCTTCGGCTTGATCGGCAAGCTGAAGAGCGAGGGTCTTTTTGTCAAACTCGACACGAACGGATCAAACCCCTCAATCGTCAAAGGTCTTGTGAAAGACGGCCTCGTTGATTATGTGGCCATGGACGTCAAGGGGCCCGTTGATCGTTACGAGCGCTGGTGCGGTGTGCCCGTCGACCAAGAATTGATACGGGAGAGCATCGCATTTCTTATGGAAAATACGGTAGACTACGAGTTCCGGATGACGGTTGTGCCCTTTCTCCATCGCGAAGTAGATATTTATGAAGTCGCCTCTCTGATTCGAGGCGCCAGGAGGTTCTTCATCCAGGAATTCAGGCCCGAATCCACCCTGAACCCTGCGTATACGCGCATCCGGCCTTTCCCACCCGATAAAATTGCCAGGATCAAATCCCGCGTGGCCCGTATCATGTCTCGTGATGAGCGGCTCGACAAAGCCCCGGTCCGGCAATATGAGATCGCCAACCAAAAGTCCCACGCGATCACGCACGATCAGCTTCCTTCATGACGCATGCGCGATCACACCGCCCATTGATAAAAGACGATAGACTCAATACCTAGGGAGTACTCCATGACATCAAGACTCAAATCACTTTTGATTGGCGCTTTGACGGTCTCCCTGTTTCTGTGCTGCTCCAAGGCGAATCAGCAAGTCACGGTCCTCAAGAGTTTTCCCCTCGATAGCGTTGAGGGGGTAATCGCCCAGTCTGACGTTCAGCTGGACAAGGACGTGTCGAGTGACGGCAGGGGATCGCTCAAGGTTACCGCTCAGGCACCCATGGTCGTAAAGCTGTTCGAGGTCACGGATCTCAACGTGGAGGACGCCCGGCTGACGTATGAAGCGAAGATAAAGACACAGGGCATAGAGGGCCAGGTATATCTCGAAATGTGGTGCCGCTTCCCGGGCAAGGGGGAATTCTTCTCGCGCGGCCTTCAGTCCACCGCGGCAGGCGACACGAATTGGATGACCATGGAAACGCCGTTTTTCTTAAGAAAGGGAGAAAAGCCTGACATGGTAAAACTTAATCTTGTGATAAACGGCAAGGGAATCGCCTGGATCGACGACATCCGCCTCTTGAAAGGACCGCTCAAATAGCCATTCCGAAAAGCCCCATTCCCCGATAGCCAGGGAAACACAGGGACCCCAAGCGCCCGCGGCGACGGATCCGGTATCTATTCCAGGAAGCTGTCGAGACGTTTGCGTCGTGACGGGTGTTTGAGTTTTCGTAGTGCCTTTGCTTCGATCTGTCTGATACGCTCACGGGTCAGTCCGAATACTTCGCCCACCTCTTCGAGGGTGTAATCGGTCTTTTCCCCGATTCCAAGGCGCATCCTGATGACCTTTTCCTCCCGCGGGGTGAGCGTCGAGAGCACTTTGTCTATCTCCTCCTTCAGGGAAATGCCCACCAGCTCGTTGAAGGGGGAGGGGGATTTGGGATCGGCTATGAAATCGCCGAGCTTGGATTCGTCGTCGCCGATGGGTGTCTCTATGGAGATCGGCTCGTTGGAGACCTTCATAATCTTCCGCACTTTTTCTAAGGGGAGCCCGGCTTTAAACGATATCTCTTCGAGGTTCGGTTCTCTTCCCAGCTCTTGAAACAGCGAGATCGTCACCTTGGTGATCTTGTTCATGGTCTCCAGGACGTGGACAGGGACCCTGATGGTTCTGGCGTAATCGGCGATCGCCCTGGTTATGGCCTGTCGTATCCACCACGTGGAATAGGTGGAGAATTTGTAACCCTTCTGGTAATCGTATTTTTCCGCGGCCTTCATGAGCCCCATGTTGCCTTCCTGAATAAGGTCGAGAAAGGAGAGACCCCTGTTCAGGTATTTTTTTGCGATATTGATGACGAGCCTAAGATTCGCCTGGATAAGCCTGTTCTTCACGGTCTTGAGGCCGTTTTCGATCTCGCCGATCTCCATGAGTCTTCTTTTGACCTTTTTTACTTCTTTGTCATCCATGAATTTCAGCTGTTTGCCTATCTTTCTGATGATTTCTTCGAGGACCTTCTTGTTAAGGTTGAGATTGATCAGGGACTCCTCAATCTTTTGTTCAATGCCCTTGAGTTTCTTCTCGTTCTGTTTCTTCGTAGCCTCGCTCACCCTTCCGGTCAAACTCTTCTGCATGGCCTCTTTTTTATCGTGGTAGCTCCTTATCGAGTTAATAAGCGAGATGGTCTTTTTCTTGTACTTCTCCTCGTCTTTCTTGGTATAGTTCATTTCATCGATATTCTTAATGATATCTATGATGTTGACGGTGTCCTTCTTCAGATGGGAGGAGATTTCCTGCAGCTCGTGAATCGCATGAGGAAGGTCGAAAAGAAGGTTGCGAATCTTACGTTCGCCGTCTTCGATCCTCTTAGCGATCGTATACTCCTCTTCAGAGGTGAGCAGCGAGACCCTTCCGATGTCCTTTAAGTATGCCCAGATGATGTTGTCCGTTCTCTCGGACGGGAACCGCTCGACCTCTCCCCACTCCTGTGTCTCCTCTTCAGGGGTTTCGATCTTTTCCTTAATGGTTTCGACTATGTCTATGTTGGCTTCAGAAAGAAAATCGAAGATATCCTCAATATCTTCGGCGGTAAAGATGTTCTGAGGTAATACATCGTTGATCTCGTCCGGGGTGAGATAGCCTTTCTCCATACCCATATCGACGAGATGTTTAATTTCACTGTGATTTTTTATGCTCATAGCTTCTCCAGGCAGTAAAAAAATGCCCTAATCTCGTGATTAAGGGCATTTTCGTCTATTTTTCCAAGTTTCTATATTTCAAGTATAGCAACTGGGTCGCATTTTTGTCAAGCTGGTTTTTCATGCCTTTATCCAATGTTTTTCGAGTTCGTCGGTATAGTTTTATCGCGCAAAAAATCATTGACTAAACAAAAACCCATGTGTATAAGATCATTTATTAAATATAATCATGGGGAGGAAAAGATGTTTAAGAAGGTTCTCTGCGCCGTGGACTTTTCCGAATTTACCGATCAGATCGTCGGGTATGCCGTGAATATCGCAAAGAAATTTGACGCAGCCCTGCACATGATCCATGTAATCCCCAACCTCACCTATTACACGCCTTACGAATCCTTTCTCACCCCGGAGAACCTGGTGGCCGTGGAAAAGAACATGGAGAAGGGGGTGGACAAAGATTTCGATAAGATTATCAAGAAGATAGACATTCCTGTGAAGAAGACCGTGAGAACCGGTATAACCTTCGTAGAAATCATAGATTACGTAAAAGCCGAATCTATCGACCTTATCGTCATGGGCACCCACGGGAGAAGCGGGATCGAGCATATCCTCATCGGGAGCGTCGCCGAGAAGGTTGTCCGGAAATCGCCCTGTCCGGTGCTTACCATACGGCCCAAGAACCTGCAGTTCAGAATGCCATAGTCCTTTTTGCGAATCAGGCGATATGTTCGTAGAGCTCTTTTAAGTTCCTGAGAGGAACGACGTCTGTGCCATCAATCGGCTCGACCCCTTTGGGGCAGAATATCTTTTTGACGCCAAGGCGGAGACATTCTTTGATTCGCACATCCATGTAGACTATTTTACGGACCTCGCCGGTCAGTCCCACCTCTCCGAAAAAGGCCGCATGTCGGCCCAGGTTCACATCTTTGTAGCTCGACAGGATCGACGCGGCCACGCAGAGGTCCACCGCGGGCTCGTTCACCTTCATGCCACCTGTAATATTCACGTAAATATCCCTGTCGAAGAGGGACTTTCCGATCGCTTTTTCGATAACCGATATGAGGATGAAGAGCCTGTTCACGTCGTATCCAAGAGAGAGCCGGCGCGGCATGGAAAAGTTCGTCTTCTGGGTGATGGCCTGCACCTCGAGAATAATGGGGCGTGAACCGCTCATGTACGGGAAAAGCGTGCTCCCCGAGGCCATTTCATCCCGCTCCGACACAAAGAATTGCGAAGGGTTTTCAACGCTTACAAGTCCGTCCCGTGTCATTTGAAATATGCCCACCTCATCCACGGGGCCGAATCTGTTCTTGATTGCCCTTAACATCCTGTAGGGGAGCATCTTGTCACCTTCAAAGTAGAGAACTGTGTCCACCGTATGCTCAAGGATTTTAGGTCCGGCGATGGCCCCTTCTTTTGTCACATGGCCGATGACGATCATGGTTGTGTCCATAGCCTTGAGTTCCATGGTAAGTCTCGACGAGACATCCTTGATCTGACTCACGCTGCCCGCAAGCATGGGCAGCTTTGTGTTGTAGATAGACTGGATGGAATCGATGATGATGAGGTCGTATCGCGTGGCAGAGGCCGCATCGAGGATGTCATCTAGTTGATTCGTCACGAGGAAGGGAAAGGCGCCGTTGAGCTGCAGCCTCTTTTTTCTTCCTGCAAGCTGTTTCAACGATTCTTCGCCGGACACGTAGAGCACCTTGAGCCCGAGGCGGACCATTTTTGACGCGATCTCAAAACAGAGGGTGGTTTTTCCAATGCCCGGATCTCCTCCGAGCAGGATGGCCGAGCCCATGGTGATGCCGCCACCGAGCACCCGGTCCATCTCATCGATCCCCAGGATGATCCTCTCTTCCGTCACGTCATCATCCGAAACCAGGACGGGCTTCTGCTTTTCATGACGGCTCGTGGTCTCGGCAGGGGTGAATTCCCTCATGGTGTCCCAGTTCATGCATTTGGGGCATCTGCCCATCCATTTGAATGTTTCATACCCGCAGTTTTCGCACACAAAAACGGTCTTCTTC is part of the Syntrophorhabdaceae bacterium genome and harbors:
- the rpoD gene encoding RNA polymerase sigma factor RpoD — translated: MSIKNHSEIKHLVDMGMEKGYLTPDEINDVLPQNIFTAEDIEDIFDFLSEANIDIVETIKEKIETPEEETQEWGEVERFPSERTDNIIWAYLKDIGRVSLLTSEEEYTIAKRIEDGERKIRNLLFDLPHAIHELQEISSHLKKDTVNIIDIIKNIDEMNYTKKDEEKYKKKTISLINSIRSYHDKKEAMQKSLTGRVSEATKKQNEKKLKGIEQKIEESLINLNLNKKVLEEIIRKIGKQLKFMDDKEVKKVKRRLMEIGEIENGLKTVKNRLIQANLRLVINIAKKYLNRGLSFLDLIQEGNMGLMKAAEKYDYQKGYKFSTYSTWWIRQAITRAIADYARTIRVPVHVLETMNKITKVTISLFQELGREPNLEEISFKAGLPLEKVRKIMKVSNEPISIETPIGDDESKLGDFIADPKSPSPFNELVGISLKEEIDKVLSTLTPREEKVIRMRLGIGEKTDYTLEEVGEVFGLTRERIRQIEAKALRKLKHPSRRKRLDSFLE
- a CDS encoding anaerobic ribonucleoside-triphosphate reductase activating protein, whose amino-acid sequence is MSCKGLNPPVKGFIDTSFLDWKGHLSSVIFLGGCNFRCPFCHNKDLVIDHQAMEDMPVEYIVAHFRKYKDWIDRVVITGGEPTISMELFGLIGKLKSEGLFVKLDTNGSNPSIVKGLVKDGLVDYVAMDVKGPVDRYERWCGVPVDQELIRESIAFLMENTVDYEFRMTVVPFLHREVDIYEVASLIRGARRFFIQEFRPESTLNPAYTRIRPFPPDKIARIKSRVARIMSRDERLDKAPVRQYEIANQKSHAITHDQLPS
- the nrdD gene encoding anaerobic ribonucleoside-triphosphate reductase, which codes for METTDLNLFVRTSEESISDWDRSKITDALIRETLIDRDTADQISKEAEQMIRKSGIQVITAPLIRELVNARLIEKGLESTRKMHTRLGMPLYDVDSLILHPNKENANVPHGPEATNLTLAEGIKKEYALLSVFSQEVADAHMNGDVHLHDLGFVDRPYCSGQSLEYIKKFGLDLPHSLSMAKPAKHPEVLLAHLVKFAAALQSHFAGAIGWDAINIFFAPYIEGMSDNDVKQLSQMLIFEFSQQAVARGGQAIFTDINIYWEVPKHFVNVPAIGPSGKFTGKTYGEYEKEAQRFAWSLFEVFKEGDGAGRPFFFPKPIVHITEKFFRTDGYMDFLNLICEVAAEKGNTYYVFDRGETAKISECCRLSFKLEERDLLDAREPWRMRYCALQNVSLNLPRLAYMAKRDDTKLFNLLTDRFVLAVKAHKEKRAFMEKLLSLGENGPLALLAMNRDGMPYLRFNLASHLVGMVGLNEMVQIHTGEEMHESKKALKFGLRVIAHMNLLTDKIRRQESMKIVLEQTPAESTSYRFARLDLRYFSPASGRVVKGDIASGEVYYTNSTHLNVKYAMNPIERVTTEGLFHPLIEAGSISHLWLGEAQPSREAIADFVIKTFRNTTNDQIAFSPEFTTCNKCHRTSRGLSDTCSYCGSADVDGITRITGYFTKVSSWNKGKLGELKDRHRNIEYFSEKRKAVNE
- a CDS encoding universal stress protein — protein: MFKKVLCAVDFSEFTDQIVGYAVNIAKKFDAALHMIHVIPNLTYYTPYESFLTPENLVAVEKNMEKGVDKDFDKIIKKIDIPVKKTVRTGITFVEIIDYVKAESIDLIVMGTHGRSGIEHILIGSVAEKVVRKSPCPVLTIRPKNLQFRMP
- a CDS encoding thioredoxin family protein: MGIVKIFYKDDCPMCPMAKKLRDTLQEQNVAVNDFNVGTTDGLAEATFYRVMALPTILIEDEAENSVQEWRGSVPHIDEVMNVVQRA
- the radA gene encoding DNA repair protein RadA; the encoded protein is MAKKTVFVCENCGYETFKWMGRCPKCMNWDTMREFTPAETTSRHEKQKPVLVSDDDVTEERIILGIDEMDRVLGGGITMGSAILLGGDPGIGKTTLCFEIASKMVRLGLKVLYVSGEESLKQLAGRKKRLQLNGAFPFLVTNQLDDILDAASATRYDLIIIDSIQSIYNTKLPMLAGSVSQIKDVSSRLTMELKAMDTTMIVIGHVTKEGAIAGPKILEHTVDTVLYFEGDKMLPYRMLRAIKNRFGPVDEVGIFQMTRDGLVSVENPSQFFVSERDEMASGSTLFPYMSGSRPIILEVQAITQKTNFSMPRRLSLGYDVNRLFILISVIEKAIGKSLFDRDIYVNITGGMKVNEPAVDLCVAASILSSYKDVNLGRHAAFFGEVGLTGEVRKIVYMDVRIKECLRLGVKKIFCPKGVEPIDGTDVVPLRNLKELYEHIA